From the Dermacentor variabilis isolate Ectoservices chromosome 5, ASM5094787v1, whole genome shotgun sequence genome, the window TGGCAACGTAGGACATGGAGGTACAGTGAACAAAGCACGACCCAACACAATTTTAGCTCATCAGGGCCCAGGACAGCAGAACAAGGAAGCGGGCATACGGGCAGCTTCACCTGCAGCAAAATCACCCCGTCGCTACAGCTTTAATTCAGGCACTCGCAATGGCGCGCTGATACACAATTAAAGGCAATGAACAAGTGATAGCCGGTGACATTTCCTGTGGTAACTAGCAAAAAAGCAGTTTTGTGCAAGGCAATGAAGGAGGGTAGGATGCCAAGCGAAACTTGAAACACTCGCCACACTTATCAAGCGCACGACGCGAGAAAGATCGCATTTGTAAACGCGGAAAGCGCTAAACAACAAACGAAGATGTGACATATCGATACTGTCGTTGCGCGTTAACGGCGATGAGAGGTCGTCCACCGGCCAATGATGCGCGAAAATAAGTAACAGCGTTAACATGCTGGAACACTGTAATAAGCCGCCGCATTGAAATCTACTGCAGTCTCGTTTAGCTGTAGTGTACGCCGTGAAACTGACATCCCCAAATCGTGATCACGGCACGTTCAGCTAGCATGAACTAAAAAAGAATGCTAAGAAAAAAACATTCTGTCAATGAACGAACCTGAGACGCGATTACGCTGGGAAACTGCAGTTTGCGAAGTGCTTTGCTCGTCGACTTCGACAGACACAGTCGCGAGACGAGGCCACTTACCTTTGCAACAGTGCCAAGATCGTACGAAGGCCGCTTGTATTTCACATTGACGACACGTAATCCGATCTTTCAAGTTCCAAGTGTTGAACAGTGAACGTGTAATTTGACGGCATTTTTAATCGCACAACTGAAACCCAGTGCACGCAAACGCAAGCGAAAACAACACGAAATCGAAATTGGCCCAACCAGCGGCCAAAGCCATCTTGATTCTTACTACGGCATGGCTAACGTCACGCTTTATGATCATGTGACGTTCAAATATCACTTGTATAGTATTTCATCACCCATGGAAATTAAATAACTTCAatataattaaaaaataaataaaacagttgcTCATGTTTTAAAGTATTTATTGGTCGCGCTACTGCAGCAACCAAAAGAAGCAAAcgagacagaaagaaaacaagcatGGCGGAACTAAAGTTTGTTCAGTATCTATTGGACGAAGAGAAACTTATCTTGCAAATTATGGAAAAATTTCAGAGCCAAGTAAACAAGCTCAGGGTCGAGGAGATGAATCTGCTGAGCGCACTTCGTGATAAGCAGTTCGAAGAGACGACCGCTGAACGACCTATGCAAGAGGAAGAGCTGGCGGCGGTTGATTTGACGGTAGTAATGTCAGCTGGCTGGGGCGTGTGTTGGATTGAACACTTTGCTTTTACTTTCCAGGGTAGCAAGGCTGAAGTTGAAAA encodes:
- the LOC142583344 gene encoding uncharacterized protein LOC142583344, with the translated sequence MAELKFVQYLLDEEKLILQIMEKFQSQVNKLRVEEMNLLSALRDKQFEETTAERPMQEEELAAVDLTGSKAEVENDEGPTNSEFIDLRVGSILSTPMDNSSEPRDISEEEDET